The Natrinema salifodinae genome includes a window with the following:
- a CDS encoding GNAT family N-acetyltransferase, whose protein sequence is MEVYDELNELVYADVDEVPDDGFHAHLDDDAITDYLVVHEDETIGFVTLREGHHSSRQYSRYLRIVNLAIDEDHRNRGHGSRVIERVTELARDQGYDHLKVSCEWRNEDARRFHRDTNFRPKQVDYVQPLE, encoded by the coding sequence ATGGAAGTGTACGACGAACTGAACGAACTCGTTTACGCGGATGTCGACGAAGTGCCCGACGACGGCTTTCACGCCCATCTCGACGACGATGCGATCACCGACTACCTCGTCGTTCACGAGGACGAGACAATCGGCTTCGTTACGCTCCGCGAGGGTCACCACTCCTCCCGACAGTACTCTCGGTATCTCCGCATCGTAAACCTCGCTATCGACGAAGACCACCGGAACCGAGGTCACGGCTCGAGAGTCATCGAGCGCGTAACGGAGCTGGCTCGCGATCAAGGTTACGACCACCTCAAAGTCTCCTGCGAGTGGCGGAACGAGGACGCCCGCCGGTTCCACCGCGATACGAACTTCCGACCGAAACAGGTCGATTACGTCCAGCCACTAGAGTGA
- a CDS encoding thiamine pyrophosphate-binding protein, translated as MTDSAGYTGADLFTDALESYGVDYVFGNPGTTELPILEAIGESDLEYRLGLHEDIAVGMAAGYAQRRRYHAHHDDSVTPVGVANLHIAPGLAHGLGNLYAAKVAGAPLVVTAGNHSTDFRHEEPILSGRLADMARQFCKWSDEVLDVAALPTMLRRAFRVAMTPPTGPVFLGLPLDVTMSETDADPERLGPIPNAGSGDPAQLERAAELLAEAESPVLVVGDGVARSGADAVAAAVELAEATGARVHGEILASEIDFPTDHEQWVSYLPASEEAVSMLLDTDTIVFAGCSTNTTLTRHEEPLVDADATCIHLGDDAWQVGKNQPADAAVIGDPGLVMQGITERVQGKLSDGAVEDRLDDVAEVKELVETKLSGYGEGDENGDDPRASKAQLVDAMERVAGDAAIVDEGVTSKYAMLTRWELAPEQYISNKGGGLGYGLPAAVGAAVAEEQRDDPRDVVGFIGDGSYQYYPHSIYSAARYDLDLTVVISDNRNYRILKDNTLDLLGGDEDDHEFVGMDFEPGVDLVGNAESHGARADLVETPDAIEDALADALERDGPDVLDVLVHD; from the coding sequence ATGACTGACAGTGCTGGCTACACCGGCGCGGATCTCTTCACCGACGCCCTCGAGTCCTACGGCGTCGACTACGTCTTCGGCAACCCAGGGACGACCGAACTGCCGATTCTGGAGGCCATCGGCGAGAGCGACCTCGAGTACCGGCTCGGACTCCACGAGGACATCGCCGTCGGGATGGCCGCGGGCTACGCCCAGCGCCGTCGGTACCACGCCCACCACGACGACTCGGTCACGCCGGTCGGCGTGGCGAATCTCCACATCGCGCCCGGCCTGGCCCACGGCCTGGGCAACCTCTACGCGGCCAAGGTCGCCGGCGCGCCGCTCGTGGTGACCGCGGGCAACCACAGCACCGATTTCCGCCACGAGGAGCCGATCCTCTCGGGCCGACTCGCCGACATGGCCAGGCAGTTCTGCAAGTGGTCCGACGAGGTACTCGACGTCGCGGCGCTGCCGACGATGCTCCGGCGAGCGTTCCGAGTCGCGATGACGCCCCCGACGGGCCCCGTCTTCCTCGGCTTGCCGCTGGACGTGACGATGAGCGAGACCGACGCCGACCCGGAACGGCTCGGCCCGATCCCCAACGCCGGCAGCGGCGACCCCGCGCAGCTCGAACGCGCCGCCGAGCTACTCGCCGAGGCCGAGAGCCCGGTGCTGGTCGTCGGCGACGGCGTCGCCCGCTCGGGCGCGGACGCCGTCGCAGCAGCGGTCGAACTCGCGGAGGCAACGGGCGCCCGCGTCCACGGTGAAATCCTCGCCTCCGAGATCGACTTCCCGACGGACCACGAGCAGTGGGTCTCCTACCTGCCGGCCAGCGAGGAGGCCGTCTCCATGCTGCTCGACACCGACACGATCGTCTTCGCCGGCTGTTCGACCAACACCACGCTGACCCGCCACGAGGAGCCGCTGGTCGACGCCGACGCGACCTGCATCCACCTCGGCGACGACGCCTGGCAGGTCGGCAAGAACCAGCCCGCCGACGCGGCCGTGATCGGCGACCCCGGCCTGGTCATGCAGGGAATCACCGAACGCGTTCAGGGGAAGCTTTCGGACGGCGCGGTCGAAGACCGGCTCGACGACGTCGCCGAGGTGAAGGAACTGGTCGAGACCAAACTGTCCGGCTACGGCGAGGGCGACGAGAACGGCGACGATCCGCGCGCTTCGAAAGCGCAGTTAGTCGACGCGATGGAGCGCGTCGCCGGCGACGCCGCCATCGTCGACGAGGGCGTCACCTCGAAGTACGCGATGCTGACCAGGTGGGAGCTCGCGCCCGAGCAGTACATCTCGAACAAGGGCGGCGGCCTCGGCTACGGGCTCCCGGCGGCGGTCGGCGCCGCGGTCGCGGAGGAACAACGCGACGATCCGCGGGACGTGGTCGGCTTCATCGGCGACGGCTCCTACCAGTACTACCCCCACTCGATCTACAGCGCCGCCCGCTATGATCTGGACCTAACCGTCGTGATCTCGGACAACCGCAACTACCGCATCCTCAAGGACAACACCCTGGACCTACTGGGCGGCGACGAGGACGACCACGAGTTCGTCGGCATGGACTTCGAGCCGGGGGTCGACCTCGTGGGGAACGCCGAGAGCCACGGCGCGCGCGCCGACCTCGTCGAGACCCCCGACGCGATTGAGGACGCACTCGCCGACGCGCTCGAACGCGACGGTCCCGACGTGCTCGACGTGCTGGTCCACGACTGA
- a CDS encoding cation:proton antiporter — translation MAETPLIEIGALFVIVALTGAAANRTGQSVIPFYIVGGMIASEHVLGTVAPLTLALADLSVQVQQPYISENEFVELGAELGIVFLLFFLGLEFSVNRLLESSERISKAGLVDLAINFPAGIVLGLVLGWSLIEAVLLGGIVYISSSAVITKSLIDLGWIANDESDPMLGTLVFEDLFIAFYLAIMTAVVVGSGDISEAATDIGVALGFLLVLITGVFYGDAFFQQFLAIDSRELTVLRTIALVVFVAGVALLLDVSEAVAAFFVGMGFSSTDHVEEIEDLLSPVRDVFAAVFFFWVGLGTDPLVFTDLGLVVLLAVTVLATTPTKLISGYFGGRIYDLDERRSLRVATGMVTRGEFSLIIAATIATAGTSSIMSETIPDLTVGYVLVMSILGSVLMQYSEVLWAAVEPYLVDGKPDQH, via the coding sequence ATGGCGGAGACTCCGCTGATCGAGATCGGGGCTCTATTCGTCATTGTAGCTCTTACAGGAGCGGCTGCCAACCGAACCGGGCAGTCTGTCATCCCGTTTTATATCGTGGGCGGAATGATCGCTAGCGAACACGTCCTCGGGACCGTCGCACCATTAACGCTCGCGCTCGCTGATCTCAGCGTGCAGGTTCAGCAGCCATATATCTCCGAAAACGAGTTTGTCGAACTCGGAGCTGAACTCGGAATCGTCTTCCTGCTATTCTTCCTTGGCTTAGAGTTCAGCGTGAACCGACTACTCGAAAGCAGCGAGCGGATCAGCAAAGCGGGTCTCGTCGACTTGGCGATCAACTTCCCGGCCGGGATCGTGCTTGGCCTCGTGCTTGGCTGGTCACTGATCGAAGCCGTCCTACTTGGCGGGATCGTCTACATCTCCTCGAGTGCGGTAATCACCAAATCGCTAATCGATCTCGGATGGATCGCCAACGATGAGAGCGATCCGATGTTAGGAACACTAGTGTTCGAGGATCTCTTTATCGCGTTCTATCTTGCGATTATGACCGCAGTCGTGGTCGGAAGTGGTGATATCAGTGAAGCAGCGACAGACATCGGTGTCGCACTCGGCTTCCTTCTGGTTCTCATCACGGGGGTCTTCTACGGTGATGCGTTCTTCCAGCAGTTCTTAGCGATCGACTCTCGGGAACTGACAGTACTCCGGACGATCGCCCTCGTGGTATTCGTTGCGGGGGTTGCATTACTACTCGATGTCAGCGAAGCCGTCGCAGCCTTCTTCGTCGGGATGGGCTTTTCGAGTACTGATCACGTCGAGGAAATTGAGGACCTGCTGTCACCAGTCCGTGACGTGTTCGCAGCGGTGTTTTTCTTTTGGGTCGGACTCGGAACAGATCCGCTCGTGTTCACTGATCTTGGACTGGTCGTCCTGCTCGCAGTCACGGTGTTGGCAACGACACCAACGAAACTTATCAGCGGCTACTTCGGTGGCCGTATCTATGACCTTGACGAGCGTCGATCACTGCGCGTTGCGACCGGCATGGTCACTCGCGGCGAGTTCTCATTAATTATTGCAGCCACGATCGCCACGGCCGGTACCAGTTCCATCATGTCGGAGACGATTCCCGATCTCACAGTCGGATATGTACTTGTGATGAGCATCCTCGGAAGCGTGCTAATGCAATACTCTGAGGTGCTGTGGGCCGCCGTAGAGCCGTACCTCGTCGATGGAAAACCGGACCAACATTGA
- a CDS encoding UbiA family prenyltransferase has protein sequence MVLARDGTGVGPAVRALWSQVHPVFMTPPLAASLFGAILAGSVDPTLAAVHVVAMFAAVYTAHVKDGYVDFHVRGEDDDHPLTETGCRVALALSTTTFALCCVLLVALVDGLVLGMVLPTWLIAYHHAPQLDMNPVTATTGYPLGIALALLGGFYVQTSTVTAVPLGFAVVFLVLLSGIKVIDDAQDFDYDRSIEKRTVAVAIGPKRAYDLAYGLMALALATVVALAVVRVFPPTAILAALAFGAVAAVARRADPTLATMLLIRGSYVFLAVLVAAAWFEPIAPFV, from the coding sequence ATGGTCCTCGCGAGAGACGGCACCGGTGTCGGCCCGGCGGTGCGAGCCCTCTGGTCGCAGGTCCACCCCGTCTTCATGACGCCGCCGCTGGCCGCGTCCCTGTTCGGCGCGATCCTCGCCGGCAGCGTCGATCCGACGCTCGCGGCCGTCCACGTCGTCGCGATGTTCGCGGCTGTCTACACAGCCCACGTCAAGGACGGCTACGTCGATTTCCACGTCCGCGGCGAGGACGACGACCACCCGCTGACCGAGACCGGTTGTCGAGTCGCGCTCGCCCTCTCGACCACGACGTTCGCGCTCTGTTGTGTCCTGCTCGTCGCCCTCGTCGACGGGCTCGTGCTCGGTATGGTCCTCCCGACCTGGCTGATCGCCTACCACCACGCGCCGCAACTCGACATGAACCCAGTGACGGCGACGACGGGCTACCCGCTCGGAATCGCGCTGGCCCTCCTGGGCGGCTTCTACGTCCAGACGTCGACGGTCACCGCCGTGCCGCTTGGCTTCGCCGTCGTCTTCCTCGTTCTCCTCTCGGGGATCAAGGTGATCGACGACGCACAGGACTTCGACTACGACCGCTCGATCGAGAAGCGGACCGTCGCGGTGGCGATCGGTCCGAAACGAGCGTACGACCTCGCCTACGGGCTAATGGCCCTCGCGTTAGCGACGGTCGTCGCGTTGGCGGTCGTCCGCGTCTTCCCGCCGACGGCGATCCTCGCGGCGCTTGCCTTCGGCGCGGTCGCCGCCGTCGCCCGCCGGGCCGACCCCACGCTCGCGACCATGCTGCTCATCCGGGGCTCCTACGTCTTCCTCGCCGTGCTCGTCGCGGCCGCCTGGTTCGAACCGATCGCACCATTCGTGTGA